The Oreochromis aureus strain Israel breed Guangdong linkage group 16, ZZ_aureus, whole genome shotgun sequence genome includes the window GCCTTTTGAATTTCTTACTTAAACATGACGGCAATAGTCCACACCTGTGAGAGAAAACATGGTTTGCAAACAATGCACTATTTTAACCACAAAGACTTTAGCATGTTAGCTGgttgtttttcctttcctgAGGAATGTAAATGGGAAATTATTTAGaactatgaaacacatgacTCAAAAAAGTAAACACTGTAGGTGAACAgttaaagcaaagaaaaaaagttatgtTTCATCACTGCAAATATTATGTCAGTGCAGAAATGAGTTTCAAgttcttttaaaggtttactaATAGACAAAGATGCTCATGTTGAAACTGACGTTCTGCAGTGAATTCATTAAACGCTGAGGATCCATCCAACGGATCGTGAGTAACCAGGCAGAAACATACATTATTGGAGCTGAGAGGAAAGTGCTGATCACCATCCCAGCAGTTACCTGTCAGGAATCAGAACAAAGAAAGCATGCACAGTGAGTTACAGAGAGAAAGCATAAGGTAGATGGTATGTTGGCAGGTAGCTGTAAAGAACTCACAACTTCTAGCTCTGCGTTATAATAAACGGCATAGATGGCCACACTCAGTGCAGTGGGAAACACTCCATAGAGAAAGGCGTAATCAGAGAGGCTGGAGTGGTTCAAATCGCTGGTGTTGCGTTTGTCCAACAGATCCACCATGTCCTTACAAATCAGGGGCATTAGTAACCTGAAAGCCAAATCAAGTCATGTACCATGTACCTGAGGCTTTATTTAACACTGATGTGAAATGCAGTGTAACTATACAAACTTTACATGCACTGACTAGCATGCTGTGCCTGAGACTACTTAATATGTCATCTATTTGATAACAGCTTTTGGTCAGAGAAAGGTCTGactcatctaaaaaaaaaaatcatcaatcaaaaatcaaatgaaagtcaccttttttttccactcacaGTTTTGCTGTAGTAAGTAATATCAGTGTCACCACGGTAGATTTGGTTAATTTCCCCAACTGGCCCACCATGGACAGGCCCAGGTAGAACAGAGCTGCTCCCCCAAAAGAGTTAGCCAAGCCATCCACAAACTGAGCCATGAAGACGGGAACGGTTTGGTGCAGCACAAAGTGGGCGATGATGCCGATTACAACCATAAATACTATGGGGTTCTTTATGACCTGTAAAACTACAACTCCCACAATCACTACTTTGCTCTGTTGATGGTTCCCCTGATCCTTCCACTTCTGGATCTCTCTGTCAtgttacggctgtgtgcagacaggaataggacccaaggtgcagactccggagacagtcatgaactcaaaacagctttattgctgaacaaAGGATAtctacaaaacctaaactgaaaagaatctaacaaaacacacacagggagccACAGGGAgatacacacagcatgagggacgacgcgacagagagcacaggaaaacacagggcttaatacacagagggagcaatcagggaatgggcaacaggagggaaacacaactggggcaaatcaggactaacgagacaggaagagcaaaaccagatacactaacatgagacatggactttcaaagtaaaacagaaaacatacaCAGGCTGAActaaagacacagactcacctACAGGcactacagagggaacagagacatgggaccagggcagacacagacactgactggacacggggatatagcaacaaaggatacacagagacgcgaactagacaaggggatacagctgacaggggagacagagcaactaaagaagacagagacaaaccataaaacagaactcaaagaaaccaaaaactaGAAATTatgaataatataataaacccaaaaaccctgggtcaacgacccaggcatcctaacactcACAGAGGGCAAAGCCGATGGGATTTAGAAACATCAGGGACACAGGGGCCACCAGGTAGATATACTGGAGGTACTCTGGATATGTACTCTGGTACAGGGCTTCAACTGTGGATGaagataaagcaaaaaaaaaaaagaaaaaaaaagatgaagaaatgtgtaaaaggtttaaaacaaaaccaagCTGGATACCTACAAAATGTTATAGAGTAGTTTGtagtaaaataaagaaatgtgagTGTGCCTGCATCATGAACAGGTGATCATAACTCCTATGACTGCAATAGCTTGATTCTATTTCTGAGCAGAAGCAGAAGATCGGGTTTAATCTGAAATGCTTGTGTGTCCTTGTGTGGTTATCACAGGCACCAGTGTTGCCTTCACCCTTCACCGCTTCTCCAACTCGTTTCTCTGCTCTTAGTATTTCTAAAGGATATAGGGCTCAGAAGTGGTTATATCAAATTTgctaacaaataataaaattatggaTAATTCTATCTCTGCATAAATAATGGGACAGCATGTTTACACTCACAGCTCTGAATGACAAGCTTTGTGTTTGCTAGGATTAAAATGTGCTACCCAAAGCAAAATCATTGCTTTGGGTAGCAAAAGTTGAGAAGAGCCCAGCCTTACTGTAGCGACTGACGGGGCTGGCTACTATCAATGTGAGGATGCAGACGAGGAAGAACACGCACACTTTGGCGATGAGGATGCTCCAGAGAAATGGCCAGATGACATTACCAAAGTCCAGCAGCACCATGTTCTTGAACAGCAGTGCTGGGAGAGCAAACTTGGAAACAAAACTCCCCAATCCTTTGGCCTGGGTGGAGGTGATAATGTTTGCCCTCCCTGCGATGTATCCGCACAAAATTATCCCAAAGCACTCCAGGAGAGCCGGGAAGAGCCTGTCGATGGACATGGTGGAGGAGAGGACAGAGGAGTCCAGCTCCTCAGATGAAAAGTTGAAGCTGAGGCTTCTTTCCGGTGCCTCCATCATTATGTTGACCCTCCCTCTGCCGCCAGCTGTCATGTCTAACTTGCAGTGAAGTTAGTGTAGTCTTCGTCATTGTCAAACACCAAGAAAGAAAGCTGAGAACTTTCACTTTCAGAGGctattttgctttttgcttaAGTAGCTGAGTGCATCGATCACATGCAATACTTCTATTATACCACAGTGGCAAATTTATATACACAGTTTACATATTCCCCTTCCTTTTCACTATTGTATAGGCTCATAAATGTATATCTGAAAGAAtaagtagaagaaaaaaaacctgacaggACATGAATGTCATTTGTGGTGTTTTAGATCTGTGTGACTGCACTCTCTCACTTtacccacttaaaaaaaaaacatatctagATTTCTTGCATGTGTctaaactgtaaaaataactaGGTTTGCACCAGGTTTATTCCCTATGGTGCCAATCCCAATTAGTGGTACAGATCAACTCTACAATGACCAGCAAGACAGAGATCCTTCTCACCTGGAAGACACCATACCTGCTCCTTCTCTCTTAGTTTTGAATAAAACTCACCATAAGGTACAGAAACTCAAACACAGGCAGCTTTTGTGTAAATATGTGTGATGATACGACAGAATGTTAGTTCCCAGTGGAGAAGTTAGAGACCAGTTTAAAGGATGATAAAAACCTGAAAAGCTGTGAGATGACACAAAAGTACTGATAATGAACTATTTCAATTTAAAGTCAATTCAAAGTAGCACAGAGTAGAAGAGCTTTGCTTATATGATATAATCAACAGATTACAAAAGAAGTTTAAATAATTCAATCCTCCATcaataattgtattttttactaTTCTTGACCTCTTACAGACTCTAAAAGCCgtcaaatgaaaaaagaaaaacagttaacGATCAAATACTTTATAAATGTTAGGTTGCCATATATCTTTTTACCACAACTTACAATGTGTTCAAAAAACTTGAGTTGATTAAATGTGTACAGACTAAGATAGTGTAGAGgtacatccttttttttttactataacaAAAACCTCACTATGAAAAAGCATATCCTGCGTTATTCAAGCACAGAAAGACTGAAACCT containing:
- the LOC116322896 gene encoding integral membrane protein GPR155-like, which gives rise to MTAGGRGRVNIMMEAPERSLSFNFSSEELDSSVLSSTMSIDRLFPALLECFGIILCGYIAGRANIITSTQAKGLGSFVSKFALPALLFKNMVLLDFGNVIWPFLWSILIAKVCVFFLVCILTLIVASPVSRYIEALYQSTYPEYLQYIYLVAPVSLMFLNPIGFALLPVDDREIQKWKDQGNHQQSKVVIVGVVVLQVIKNPIVFMVVIGIIAHFVLHQTVPVFMAQFVDGLANSFGGAALFYLGLSMVGQLGKLTKSTVVTLILLTTAKLLLMPLICKDMVDLLDKRNTSDLNHSSLSDYAFLYGVFPTALSVAIYAVYYNAELEVVTAGMVISTFLSAPIMYVSAWLLTIRWMDPQRLMNSLQNVSFNMSIFILTCIGMILWNFVVKESNFIGQVLTFTLLCTSLYSTFIWPGQCESRCESTDCLLVQVEELQQVADRQVARHVLMCLLLTVSLLANLSSCVWLLFNHNPGRLYLELLFFCAVVNYGQGLLSFALFGLDKHLILLPFKKRLYSLWYGRQEERPQSDLPEEIRMTCTQFTKYHKQQCFHDIIKKKRCGKKTMVDCFLGCELVEWLLQVGLAQDRGEAVLYGTRLQQGGVLQHIKQEYSFQDSPLYYRFMA